One Algoriphagus sp. Y33 genomic window, TAAGACTTGTTTTACCTGTGAAGGAAAGCGGCAGATCGAGCAGGATTGTCACTATTGCAAAGCAAAAGGAGTGGTAGGCTGTAGCCGCTGTAGCGGATCAGGTATGATCACTAAAATGAATATCTTCAAAATCGTAGAGTACTTCGAGTGTGACAGATGTGCAGGTAAGGGAAGACTTACTTGCCCGGTATGTGAAGGAAGCCTGAAAGAAGTAAGTTCCTGTCAAACCTGTAATGGTAATGGGAAATTAAGTTCTGAAGACATCTGTAACCATGAAGACCTATCGCATGAGCATGAACATTGATATAATCACTATTTCGGAAAGTAATATGTGGGTTATACTATCCGGTTTTTTGACATAGCAAGAGAAATTACAACCACTCGTCAAACACGAATGGCTACGGGAATATCACTAAGCTATATCCTCCCGGTTAATAGCCACTCTTTCCTTTAATTGATCAAAGTTAATTCAGCAAGTACCGGCAAATGATCTGAAGCATATGTTTCCTGAATCACCCTATGACTTTTGACAGCAAAATCTTCAGCCCCTCTATACATAATAAAGTCTATGGTCTTTTTGGGATTAATGACAGGTATGGTTGGAGCACAGTCATTTTTACAGGTACGGGTAAAACTCCCATCCAATAAGCGGATCGGAGCACTGTCGGGTGTAGAGTTAAAATCGCCAACCAAAATTATCGGGGATGTTTCCTCACTAAAATACTCTCCAATTTTCTCTGCTTGAGAAAGGGAATTAGTGGCACTGCTGAAATCCAAATGGGTATTGGCAAACTGAAAACGCACCCCCTCTTCCAATGTGACCGTCGCCAGTGAAATAGTCCGTTGCTCTGTTCCTTCCTCTGCGGGCAGTAAAACGGTTTTGGTATCCGATAGCGGATATTTTGAAAGTATGGCCGTTCCATATTCACCTCCTTGGTAATCTATCCCTTTGGAGAAATAGAAGTAAGGCATTCCAACCAATTCTGCGAGCTCTTTGGCCATATGCAAATCTGATCCGGAACGGGAAGTGAAAACATCCACCTCCTGAAGCCCCACCACTTCCGCTTCGCTTTCTTTGATCACCTTAGCTATTGCATCCAGATCTATTAAGTCAGGTCTTGACGGTGGATTGCTATGGTGGATATTGTAAGAGAGCACTTTAATAGATTTCCCTTGCTGCTCGCCCGGAATGGGAGTCGGAGGCTTGGCAGTTGGCTCTGAATTGGCACAGGCCGAAAAACCAAACAATAAATGGAATAGAAGAATATACTTAGACATAGTGGAAATTAGTTGATAAAGCCCGGTCCATCATACGGACCGGGCTAATGACTTACCAGTTTGGATTTTGGGATAAGTTAGGATTCAGATCCCGCTGTGCCAAAGGAATCGGCCACAGGTAATGCTTGGAATCGTCAAATGTGTTACCACTGAGGAAAATAATATAACCATCTTCATCGGTGGGAACGTTTTCGACATCATTTTGACGAATAATAAATTCCTTTTTTATTCCTTTAACATCCCTGGCCAACAGATCGCCACTTTTCCATCTCAGGATATCAAAGTAACGCTGTCCTTCCAGCACCAACTCTATTCTTCTTTCCCTTCTGACTTCCTCCCGGAGATCCATCCCCCAAGAGGCCAATTCCGAAATAATCATAGGATGCATTCCCACTCTTTCACGAAGTAGATTAATTGTCTGGTCCAAATCATCTTGTGTGAGAGTTCCCTGTTCCAATTTAGCCTCAGCATAATTAAGCAAGATCTCCGCATATCGCATGATAATGATATCATTCTCATCCCGATTATAGGTAGGGACAGCATCCAGATCACAATATTTAGTAAAATAGTAGCCTGTTGGAGTGACTGAGCCTTGCCTGTCTTGATTGAATTTAGGGGCTGTAAAAATGGTATTATCCGTGTTTTCAGGATTTCCATCCTCCCTGCCTCCCCATAGACTCCCCGGAGAAAGAATCGTCATTTTCATCCTGGGATCTCTATGTTCAAACAGACTGTCATAAGTCGTTTCATTATACAATGGTGAATCTTGAATTATTTTACCGTCTATACAGAGGTAAGAATCAACCAGAGATTTGGTTGGATTCCATCTTGCAGACTGGTCCGGAACATGAATCTCACGACTGAGATTATGCATGCTGATATCAGTGGTATAAATTCTACTGAACATGGTCTCTCTGTTTGAGGTAGTTTGGGAGGCATCGCTTTCAGTCATGAAAAGCTCATAATAGTCGGGATAAAGTTCATATACGCCCAAATCCATTACTTGCCTGGCTGCAGACTCTGCCACATCATATTTTTCATAAAAGAGCGCTACTCTTGATTTCCAGCCCAATGCTGTTCCTTTGGTGATTCTACCATAGTCCTGTGCCCCATACGATTCCGGGAGATCTTCGGCTATCGCCGTCAACTCATCCAGAATCCACGACACTATTCCGTCTCTGGAATCTCTGGGACCATATATTTCCGGATCGCCCACATTTAGCGCTTTGGTAATGTGCGGTACGTCGCCAAACAAAAAAGTCAGGTAGCTATATAAATAAGCCCGGATGAACCTAACCTCTCCGGCGTATCTTCTCTTCAGATCCTCATTGGGCATTTCCGCCTTATCATAATTCTCAAGAAAGTGATTGCATCTTCTTATCCCTTCATATGCCTGTGTCCATTCTGTATTGAGCGTTCCCAGATCATTGTTATAATTGCCGGTGGAAATCAGTCGATAGTTAGTTTGAGTAGGCCATACCGTATTATCCGCCATATTTTCCATATCCACGGTATTTTTTCCCTTGATAAAGTCATAGGTTCCGTTGACAGCCAAGAGCAACTGCTCTTCGTTTTGCCAGAAATTCGTATCGGAAATAGCATCCAAAGGCTCCCGATCCAAAAAGTCATCGTTACAGGATTGCATCCCAATTGCCATAATCAGGATTGCTATGGTTAGTTTGATATTTTTCATCTTTATACGTGTCTTGGTGAGCATTATTTAAGTCCAATATTTACACCCATGGTGAAGGTCTTTGCCTGGGGATAATAACCTCCCGCCGAAAGCGGTGATTCCGGATCATATGCGTAATAAAAATTCGTTTTGGTCAATAAATTATCTCCGGAGAAATACACCCTGAACTTATTGACACGAAGCCTATCGAGAAGATGGGCAGGAAGCGAATAGCCAATCTGAAGGTTCTTTAGTCTCAAATACGAAGCATCTTCCAACCAATATGATGATACCCGGGAATTATAAGTTTCTCCGAAAATCAGCCTAGGATAAGATGCATCTGTGTTATCCGGCGTCCATCGGTCTCTGTGGATAGTCTGAGGATACATTGAAGAACTTTTAAAAGCATGCCTTGCATTATCATACAGATACCCCACCGCTTTACCCACACCTTGAAGGAAAAATGACATATCAAAGCCTTTCCAGCCTATATTTCCCCTTATGGAATAGGTGTAGCGGGGAAAAGCATTGCCGAGTACTCTTCGATCTCCCTCAGCAGTGATTTCTCCATCTCCATTAAGATCTTCATACACCAAGTCACCCGGTGCAAATTTGCTAATCTCACTTGCCGTCACCGGAATAGTTGGAACCAACTCCCCATCTATCAAATCAAAATCACTCTCCTGAGCCAATCGAGTGGCCACAAATCCGTAATACGAGCCACTCGCATGCCCTACCAGATTCACATTGGTTGCATAGGCAGGAGGAGTATCCCCCATGTCAAGGATTTTATTCTGCACATCAGACAGTTGGACGTTCAATCCGTATCGAAACTCTTTGATTTGATCCTGCCAGTCCAAGCTTACTTCCCATCCCTTGTTTTCTACAGCTCCTGCATTGATATCACTTGGAGTGATGCCCAATACCGAAGGTTGGGGAACCCGCAATAAAATATTTTTTGTCTGCTTGTTAAACCAGTCTCCTACGAACGACAATCTCCCTTCGAAAAAGTAAAGGTCCAACCCAATGTTTAGCATTTGAACAGTCTCCCAAGACAGGTTTGTCCCTGCCGAAATAGTCTGGGCAAACCCATTGGTCCGCTGATCACCAATCGGCATGGTCTCCACAGCATTCAGTACAGGCAAATATGCGTAATACTCCGCATAGCCAGTCATATTGCTGAGGTATTGGTTTCCCAATTCCCCAAATGACACCCTGGCCTTCCCATCATATACCACCTTCTTCAACCCCTCAAAAAATCCCTCATCCGAAAATCTCCAGCCTGCGGAGAATGAAGGGAAAAACTTGTACCGATTATTCTCTGATAGACGGGAAGAACCGTCATATCTCCCATTCAACTCAAGTAAATATTTACCCTTAAAATCATAATTCAATCTGGCAATACCTGATCTTAATGCCCAGTGATAGCCATCACCGCTGTTGCTCTGTACCGGATTTGTTCCCAAATTCAAAGCAGGCACATCCTCAGAGAGAAAATTTCGGCGAGTTGCCGAGAAAGACTCGTATCGTTGCCACTCCTGCTGGAATGCCAAAAGGACGGAAAAATTATGATCACCCCATGTGTTTTTATAATCCAATTGAGCCAGTGCATTTTGGTATCTGTTGACATAGTCCCTGATTTCCAAAGAATTTTCTTCTACATTAAACCAAAGAATATCTCCGGAATCAGGATGACGGTGAACCACTTTTTTCACGAAAGTCTCTCTTCTTGAATTACTCATTACCTGACCATATTGACCCTTGATGCTGAGGTTTTTATGGAGATTGATTTGAGCGGTAATATTGGCGGTGAATTCTTGGGAAGAAAAAACATTGCTGCCTCCGTCTGTGGCTATTGCCACAGGATTGTTGGAACCGCCACCGTATCCCCATTCTCCATTGGTGTACCTTACAGGGACTAAAGGAGAAATAGTCAGAGCTCCCCTTATCACACCTCCAGCCGCTTCTGTGGCCCACTGAGGGGAATGATATACCCTATCGATATACCCGATGTTTGCATTAAGGTCAACCACATCCAGCAAGGTGGTATTTAGTTTAAACCGGAGGTTGTTTCGTTTGGAAGAATATGCATCACCAATTACTAATCCGTCTTGATTTAAGTGTCCGTAGGACACTAAATAACTTAGATTTTCGGCACCTCCCGATACAGAGACATTGGTTTGATGCTGAGGAGCTCTAGTTCTAAAAACTTCTTCTATCCAGTTGGTATTGGCAGAAAAATTAGGATCAGATCCGTCTATTACTTTTTGAATATCTTCAGGGGAATATGTTTCCGACTGCCCCACATTCCTCAAAGCCTCATTCTGTAGCTGCATCATCTCCACCGAGCCTAACATATCCGGCATCTGCAGTGGTTGCTGGATCCCGAAATAACTATTAATACTAATCTGAGGTGCTCCTTTTCTTTTTCCTGATTTCGTGGTTATCAAAATCACTCCATTTGCTCCCCTAGAACCATAAATTGAAGCTGATGCCGCATCTTTTAAAACTGAAACAGATTCAATATCATCAGGATTGAGAATATTCATATTGCCTTCAATTCCATCAATAATGACCAATGGATTTGAATTATTGATACTACTCAATCCTCTTATCCTGATGCTGCCGTTGTCCTGCCCAGGCATGGCAGTATAGTTTTGTACGACCAGGCCCGGCATCAAGCCTTGAAGTAAATTGGAAGTATTGGTCGTGGGTCTGTTTTCCAAATCCTCGCTGGTAACCATCTCCACCGCACCCGTAACGTTCACTTTCTTTTGCTCCCCAAAACCCACAATAACCACCTCATCCAGTGCTTTGGTATCACCGCCCAGGTAAACAGTAATCGTCAAATTGTCACCCAGTAGAATCTCTTGGGATTCATATCCTATAAAACTTATTACCAAGGTCTGCCCCGCTTCAGCGTTTAATTCAAAACCACCGTTTGCATCTGTCACGGTACCTGTGGTGCTTCCTTTTATCTGTACAGTAGCTCCCGGCAGAGGCTCATCGCTTTCCCCATCCATTACAGTCCCGGAATAGAGCTGGAATTCAGGAGTTTTCTTCTCTAATCCTGCCTCCTTCTCCTTAATGGCAATCATAGAGTTTATCTGCTTAAAACTCAGGTCGGTCGATCTTGAAATATGCTCCAGCACTTTCAAAAGCGATTTTTCTCCTCCTGTTATCGGTACTTTTATCTTATTTGGATTGATTGCCTCATTATAGGTAAACAGAAAATCAGTCTGACTTTCTATTGCCGATAAAATCTGCTTCAGATTGGTATAATTTGAATTGAGCCTGACTTTGGTAGATTCAAGATCTTGTCCGCTTGCATTACCGGCTAAGAGGGAAGTAGTAAGTAGGCAGGATATAAATACACTGTAAAATAGCCTCATAAGCCCGGGCTTTACTTTTTTTAGTAAGCGTGATTGCATAATTTTGTAATGTTTAAATAAGAGTTTAGACACAAGGAAGTGTACCTGTAGACTAACCTATACAGGGCGTTTCAGAATGATTTGCGGGGGTGCTCCAACACTCCCGCATTTTCCTTTAACAAGATTTTCCTTTGATGATAATTCGGTTGTCGATGAATTCGTAGTCTACATGGCTAGCGTATTTAATGATGTCAAGAATATTTTTTAAGTTCTCATCTCGCTGTTTGAGCGTAATTCTACAGGTTAACAAACCGGGGTTCTCCACGGTGAATTCTACTCCATACCACCTACTCAGACTTTTTAGAACCTGTTCCAATGGTTCATTATCGAAATAAATATACCCCTGGGACCACATGGCAACAGACTCAGGATCAACCTTAAGCAGTTCCAGACTCTGGCTTTCGATATCGAATCTGGCCATGTCCCCTACCTGCAATTTCGCAGGGGCTAGCTTTGGATTTCCAAAATTGACCTGAACTATACCTGATTTAACAGCCACTTCCTGCTGCTCCTCATCTGAAAATGCCCGGATATTAAAAGATGTGCCCAATACCGTGGTTTTCATTTGCCCTGAGGAAATAACAAATGGACGTTTTTTATCAGAGGTTACATCAAAAAATGCCTCTCCCGTAAGTAAAATGTTTCTGGAACTATCTGAAAATTCTTTGGGATAAGAAATCGAACTGTTAGAATTTAATCTTATCGTAGTACCGTCGACCAAGGTGATGGTAGCCTTCTGGCCATCAGCCGTTGCTTTAGTGATCAATTCGATGTTTTTCTTTGAAGCAGGATTTAACAGCCAAAATGCCAATATGCCTAGAAATAGAATAACGCCAATACAAGCCGCTCCTTTCCATCTCCACCAAGGTTCAGCTATATGTACTTCCCTAGAAGTAGGAATGTAAATCCCCTCTTCTATGCTTTTCCAAGCTGTATTATCATCTTGGAAATCGGAAGATTTTAAATTTTCCGATTGAGCAAGCAGTCTTAAAAACTGAGCGTATTCTTCGGCAAATTCCGAGTCACTCTTAAGCCTCTTATCAAAAAAATCAGCCTCCTCAGGAGATAATTCCTCCAGCAGGTAATTCTCAAAATATTTTAAATTTTTGAAGTTAATGTTTCCTTGCATACACAAGTAGGACACTATTTCTTCGCAATTCGACTATTCCAAATCGAAAAAAAACCAGGAAAGTTTAATTTTTCAACTTGATAGTACCATCTAAGCTAGATATGGCTGTTCTCAGTTGGTTTTTGACTGTGCTCTCAGCTATCTGCAAAGTTTCGGCAATTTCCGCATTGGAAAATCCTGAATTGAGTTTTAATTGAAGAATCAGCTTTCTCCGCTCAGGAAGGGTATTTGCGAATGTGTCGAGTTTATCTTGAAATTCCTTGAATTCCATCTGTTCATCCGGAGTCAGCTCTGTACTTACCAAAACCTCACTATAGTCTTCGTAATTCATCATTTCCATTTTCCTACCACGAAGATGATTGAGTGAAGCATTTTTTATGGATTTAAACAAATAGGCTTTGAGAGATCCCTTGATGACAATCTGGTGGCGCTGATTCCAAAATCTGATGAAAAATTCTGTTACAAGATCAGAAGCAACGTCTGAAGGCAAGACATAGAACTTTGCAAACTCACAAAGACCATTGTAGTACTTTTCAAAAATGAATTTTAATCCAACCGTATTGTTCGCGGAAATCTGTACTAAAGCCTCCTTGTCTTCATTACTCAACATATATGCAACAAATATACTTTTGGGTTCTAAACTGAAACGGCCTTTAATATTATCAAATAGTTAAAAGTCAAAGTATAAATTATTTCTTAAGAAACCATTT contains:
- a CDS encoding endonuclease/exonuclease/phosphatase family protein, which translates into the protein MSKYILLFHLLFGFSACANSEPTAKPPTPIPGEQQGKSIKVLSYNIHHSNPPSRPDLIDLDAIAKVIKESEAEVVGLQEVDVFTSRSGSDLHMAKELAELVGMPYFYFSKGIDYQGGEYGTAILSKYPLSDTKTVLLPAEEGTEQRTISLATVTLEEGVRFQFANTHLDFSSATNSLSQAEKIGEYFSEETSPIILVGDFNSTPDSAPIRLLDGSFTRTCKNDCAPTIPVINPKKTIDFIMYRGAEDFAVKSHRVIQETYASDHLPVLAELTLIN
- a CDS encoding FecR family protein; the protein is MQGNINFKNLKYFENYLLEELSPEEADFFDKRLKSDSEFAEEYAQFLRLLAQSENLKSSDFQDDNTAWKSIEEGIYIPTSREVHIAEPWWRWKGAACIGVILFLGILAFWLLNPASKKNIELITKATADGQKATITLVDGTTIRLNSNSSISYPKEFSDSSRNILLTGEAFFDVTSDKKRPFVISSGQMKTTVLGTSFNIRAFSDEEQQEVAVKSGIVQVNFGNPKLAPAKLQVGDMARFDIESQSLELLKVDPESVAMWSQGYIYFDNEPLEQVLKSLSRWYGVEFTVENPGLLTCRITLKQRDENLKNILDIIKYASHVDYEFIDNRIIIKGKSC
- a CDS encoding RNA polymerase sigma-70 factor codes for the protein MLSNEDKEALVQISANNTVGLKFIFEKYYNGLCEFAKFYVLPSDVASDLVTEFFIRFWNQRHQIVIKGSLKAYLFKSIKNASLNHLRGRKMEMMNYEDYSEVLVSTELTPDEQMEFKEFQDKLDTFANTLPERRKLILQLKLNSGFSNAEIAETLQIAESTVKNQLRTAISSLDGTIKLKN
- a CDS encoding TonB-dependent receptor, coding for MRLFYSVFISCLLTTSLLAGNASGQDLESTKVRLNSNYTNLKQILSAIESQTDFLFTYNEAINPNKIKVPITGGEKSLLKVLEHISRSTDLSFKQINSMIAIKEKEAGLEKKTPEFQLYSGTVMDGESDEPLPGATVQIKGSTTGTVTDANGGFELNAEAGQTLVISFIGYESQEILLGDNLTITVYLGGDTKALDEVVIVGFGEQKKVNVTGAVEMVTSEDLENRPTTNTSNLLQGLMPGLVVQNYTAMPGQDNGSIRIRGLSSINNSNPLVIIDGIEGNMNILNPDDIESVSVLKDAASASIYGSRGANGVILITTKSGKRKGAPQISINSYFGIQQPLQMPDMLGSVEMMQLQNEALRNVGQSETYSPEDIQKVIDGSDPNFSANTNWIEEVFRTRAPQHQTNVSVSGGAENLSYLVSYGHLNQDGLVIGDAYSSKRNNLRFKLNTTLLDVVDLNANIGYIDRVYHSPQWATEAAGGVIRGALTISPLVPVRYTNGEWGYGGGSNNPVAIATDGGSNVFSSQEFTANITAQINLHKNLSIKGQYGQVMSNSRRETFVKKVVHRHPDSGDILWFNVEENSLEIRDYVNRYQNALAQLDYKNTWGDHNFSVLLAFQQEWQRYESFSATRRNFLSEDVPALNLGTNPVQSNSGDGYHWALRSGIARLNYDFKGKYLLELNGRYDGSSRLSENNRYKFFPSFSAGWRFSDEGFFEGLKKVVYDGKARVSFGELGNQYLSNMTGYAEYYAYLPVLNAVETMPIGDQRTNGFAQTISAGTNLSWETVQMLNIGLDLYFFEGRLSFVGDWFNKQTKNILLRVPQPSVLGITPSDINAGAVENKGWEVSLDWQDQIKEFRYGLNVQLSDVQNKILDMGDTPPAYATNVNLVGHASGSYYGFVATRLAQESDFDLIDGELVPTIPVTASEISKFAPGDLVYEDLNGDGEITAEGDRRVLGNAFPRYTYSIRGNIGWKGFDMSFFLQGVGKAVGYLYDNARHAFKSSSMYPQTIHRDRWTPDNTDASYPRLIFGETYNSRVSSYWLEDASYLRLKNLQIGYSLPAHLLDRLRVNKFRVYFSGDNLLTKTNFYYAYDPESPLSAGGYYPQAKTFTMGVNIGLK
- a CDS encoding RagB/SusD family nutrient uptake outer membrane protein, which gives rise to MKNIKLTIAILIMAIGMQSCNDDFLDREPLDAISDTNFWQNEEQLLLAVNGTYDFIKGKNTVDMENMADNTVWPTQTNYRLISTGNYNNDLGTLNTEWTQAYEGIRRCNHFLENYDKAEMPNEDLKRRYAGEVRFIRAYLYSYLTFLFGDVPHITKALNVGDPEIYGPRDSRDGIVSWILDELTAIAEDLPESYGAQDYGRITKGTALGWKSRVALFYEKYDVAESAARQVMDLGVYELYPDYYELFMTESDASQTTSNRETMFSRIYTTDISMHNLSREIHVPDQSARWNPTKSLVDSYLCIDGKIIQDSPLYNETTYDSLFEHRDPRMKMTILSPGSLWGGREDGNPENTDNTIFTAPKFNQDRQGSVTPTGYYFTKYCDLDAVPTYNRDENDIIIMRYAEILLNYAEAKLEQGTLTQDDLDQTINLLRERVGMHPMIISELASWGMDLREEVRRERRIELVLEGQRYFDILRWKSGDLLARDVKGIKKEFIIRQNDVENVPTDEDGYIIFLSGNTFDDSKHYLWPIPLAQRDLNPNLSQNPNW
- a CDS encoding tol-pal system YbgF family protein, yielding MKGAKAAIERNDYETANSIFRNLIDSGQPLPEEMPYLFAETLFELKQYDNSANFLNKYIELTGFTGSHYKGAQELQERLKKPLKEIQQCQLCDRRGYRFKTCFTCEGKRQIEQDCHYCKAKGVVGCSRCSGSGMITKMNIFKIVEYFECDRCAGKGRLTCPVCEGSLKEVSSCQTCNGNGKLSSEDICNHEDLSHEHEH